A single genomic interval of Nocardioides nitrophenolicus harbors:
- a CDS encoding carboxypeptidase regulatory-like domain-containing protein, producing MRTQNRGPVVRLLTAVVTTALALMGLVALTTAAAPVAHAAAGSISGTVSAAGTGTPLAGITVVAYCNDDGDWYWCEQTTSGANGGYAFTLPAGTYHVGAFSEDNRYAAAFFGGTDEVNAANLTPPVSDVDLVLTPNATVKGKVGQGLLNTGVADVDVCLYQQVSHDGETWWDCAGRAVTGSNGTYTAYVAPGSYRVGFSVGDNHLRDVYYPNAATLETATDVSVTAAGRTGINVKMVPNAKVTGTVTAETGGAAVAGAQVTAYRLVQEGGASSWEPVRSTAANGSGGYELYLAPGSYRIGFDNPCDAEGPCSTRYRPEFWNDKVSVESATDVSVPNSGSVAGISATLKRNARITGTVTAQAGGAPIDGAEVTALRQVTEQIDGETHTYWDQIAWASTDATGGYDLFVPTGSYRVSFDDGCADTCEDLYQTEYWNDAADLESADDIAVTAPASQLGIDAALARNGRITGTVTAENGGAALADIQVVALDEVTYQAGGETYTDWSPVGFATTDADGDYTLNAPPGTHRVGFFEPCWGATCRYLAEYYDDAATPEQGTDVTVTGPDATTPDVDAALAEGSLLSGKLTGTAQAPVADALVSVYAEDGGAWTELSETWSDSRGRYAALVPDGSYRIGFSSPDGAFTEEYYDDSRTLADADTVVVAGANRPNLDATLGLELRNTATPSIPDADPQVGETVSADPGSWSATPDAFSYRWFETGNAIPIGTTKDLVVPASALGKQLTVVVTATKAGYADGVATSTASAAVTHGVLTSTAKPSISGAATVGSTLTALEGTWSATPDAYTYAWYQSGTSTPIGAGKVFVVPPGALGTTLTVKVSAAKAGHTGAAATSDPTATVAPGGLANTARPAITGAVEVGGTVTASGDTWSHNPDPGAGGRTYRWFQEGTATPIGTGSTLVVPASALGKKLTVEVTATATGYGTSSAVSDPTAAVATGTFAHSVAPTISGAAKVGGTVTAVEGTWSPTPAGYAYRWFQDGTLIADATGKTLVVPAGALGKPLTVEVTATAPGYQSSAVVSAPTGPVALGDLTSEQAPRVNGSPQVGKTVSAGPGTWSATPSGYAYRWFQEGTATPIGTGQDLVVPPGAAGKTLSVEVTATASAYHDGVATSAPSAPVALGDLANTDAPTVTGTAKVGRTVTAGDGTWSAGPATYSYQWFQDGTAIEGATAKDLVVPGGARGKKLTVEVTATVPGYAPSSVESAETATVTVGDAPANTAPPTITGDHIEVGRTVTALPGTWSPAPDGYQYRWYLNGTNDPIGTGADLVIPSSAGGRSLTVKVTAVKDGYADGTAVSEAVAVVAPAIVNTVKPAITGPVRVGETLTVGTGSWSSTPSAFGYTWYANGVQIKGVTGNRLTLTPDLAGKVIAALVVAAPSGAAWADSTAPVALGVLKVSGKPTLSGTAKVGKKLKVVLPAAVPAGATVKVQWLVGKRPVPGATKKGLKLTKAFRGTKVRAVVTWSLPGYAPVTLKTAKVTIR from the coding sequence ATGCGCACGCAGAACCGCGGACCGGTGGTCCGCCTGCTCACCGCGGTGGTGACCACGGCCCTCGCGCTGATGGGCCTGGTCGCGCTGACCACGGCCGCCGCGCCGGTCGCGCACGCGGCCGCGGGCAGCATCAGCGGCACCGTCAGCGCGGCCGGCACCGGCACGCCGCTCGCCGGCATCACCGTGGTCGCCTACTGCAACGACGACGGCGACTGGTACTGGTGCGAGCAGACCACGAGTGGCGCGAACGGGGGATATGCCTTCACCCTGCCCGCCGGCACCTACCACGTCGGCGCGTTCAGCGAGGACAACCGCTACGCCGCCGCCTTCTTCGGCGGCACCGACGAGGTCAACGCCGCGAACCTGACGCCCCCGGTCAGCGACGTCGACCTGGTGCTGACCCCGAACGCCACGGTCAAGGGCAAGGTCGGCCAGGGCCTGCTCAACACCGGCGTCGCCGACGTCGACGTGTGCCTCTACCAGCAGGTGAGCCACGACGGCGAGACCTGGTGGGACTGCGCCGGCCGGGCCGTCACCGGCAGCAATGGCACCTACACGGCGTACGTCGCGCCGGGCAGCTACCGGGTCGGCTTCTCCGTCGGCGACAACCACCTGCGCGACGTCTACTACCCCAACGCGGCGACCCTCGAGACCGCGACCGACGTGAGCGTGACCGCCGCCGGCCGCACGGGCATCAACGTGAAGATGGTGCCCAACGCCAAGGTGACCGGCACCGTCACCGCCGAGACGGGCGGAGCCGCGGTGGCGGGCGCCCAGGTCACGGCGTACCGGCTGGTGCAGGAGGGCGGCGCCTCGTCGTGGGAGCCGGTCCGGAGCACCGCCGCGAACGGCAGCGGCGGATACGAGCTCTACCTCGCGCCGGGCAGCTATCGGATCGGGTTCGACAACCCCTGCGACGCCGAGGGCCCGTGCAGCACGAGGTACCGGCCGGAGTTCTGGAACGACAAGGTGAGCGTCGAGAGCGCGACCGACGTCAGCGTCCCCAACAGCGGCTCGGTCGCCGGCATCAGCGCCACCCTCAAGCGCAACGCCCGGATCACCGGCACGGTGACCGCCCAGGCCGGCGGCGCGCCGATCGACGGCGCCGAGGTCACGGCACTGCGGCAGGTCACCGAGCAGATCGACGGCGAGACCCACACCTACTGGGACCAGATCGCCTGGGCCAGCACCGACGCCACCGGCGGCTACGACCTGTTCGTCCCGACCGGCAGCTACCGGGTCTCCTTCGACGACGGCTGCGCGGACACCTGCGAGGACCTCTACCAGACCGAGTACTGGAACGACGCCGCCGACCTCGAGAGCGCCGACGACATCGCGGTGACCGCTCCCGCCTCGCAGCTGGGCATCGACGCGGCCCTGGCCCGCAACGGGCGGATCACCGGCACCGTCACCGCCGAGAACGGCGGCGCGGCCCTCGCGGACATCCAGGTCGTCGCCCTCGACGAGGTGACCTACCAGGCCGGTGGCGAGACCTACACCGACTGGAGCCCGGTCGGCTTCGCGACCACCGACGCCGACGGCGACTACACCCTGAACGCACCGCCCGGCACCCACCGGGTCGGCTTCTTCGAGCCCTGCTGGGGCGCGACCTGCCGGTACCTGGCCGAGTACTACGACGACGCCGCCACCCCGGAGCAGGGGACCGACGTGACCGTCACCGGTCCGGACGCCACCACGCCGGACGTCGACGCCGCGCTGGCCGAGGGCTCGCTGCTCTCCGGCAAGCTCACCGGCACCGCGCAGGCGCCGGTCGCCGACGCCCTCGTCTCCGTGTACGCCGAGGACGGCGGCGCGTGGACCGAGCTGAGCGAGACCTGGTCCGACAGCAGGGGCCGGTACGCCGCCCTGGTGCCGGACGGCAGCTACCGGATCGGCTTCAGCTCACCGGACGGCGCGTTCACCGAGGAGTACTACGACGACAGCCGCACCCTCGCCGACGCCGACACGGTCGTCGTCGCCGGGGCGAACCGGCCCAACCTCGACGCCACGCTCGGGCTGGAGCTGCGCAACACCGCCACTCCGTCCATCCCCGACGCCGACCCGCAGGTCGGCGAGACGGTGAGCGCCGACCCCGGTTCCTGGTCCGCGACGCCCGACGCGTTCTCGTACCGCTGGTTCGAGACAGGCAACGCCATCCCGATCGGCACCACCAAGGACCTCGTGGTCCCGGCGAGTGCGCTGGGCAAGCAGCTGACCGTCGTGGTGACCGCCACCAAGGCCGGGTACGCCGACGGGGTCGCCACGTCGACCGCCTCGGCGGCCGTGACCCACGGCGTGCTCACCAGCACCGCCAAGCCGAGCATCTCGGGCGCGGCCACGGTCGGCAGCACGCTCACGGCGCTCGAGGGCACCTGGTCCGCGACGCCCGACGCCTACACCTACGCCTGGTACCAGTCCGGCACGTCGACCCCGATCGGCGCCGGCAAGGTGTTCGTGGTCCCGCCCGGCGCGCTCGGCACGACGCTGACGGTCAAGGTCAGCGCGGCGAAGGCCGGCCACACCGGCGCCGCCGCGACCTCCGACCCCACCGCCACGGTCGCACCCGGCGGCCTCGCCAACACCGCCAGGCCGGCCATCACCGGTGCGGTCGAGGTGGGCGGCACGGTCACGGCCAGCGGCGACACCTGGTCGCACAACCCGGACCCGGGCGCCGGCGGCCGCACCTACCGCTGGTTCCAGGAGGGCACCGCGACGCCCATCGGCACCGGCTCCACTCTGGTCGTCCCCGCGAGCGCCCTCGGCAAGAAGCTGACCGTCGAGGTCACCGCGACCGCCACCGGCTACGGCACCAGCAGTGCGGTGTCGGACCCGACCGCCGCGGTGGCGACGGGTACCTTCGCCCACTCCGTCGCGCCGACGATCTCGGGCGCGGCGAAGGTCGGCGGCACGGTCACCGCGGTCGAGGGCACCTGGTCCCCGACCCCGGCCGGGTACGCCTACCGCTGGTTCCAGGACGGCACCCTGATCGCGGACGCCACCGGCAAGACGCTCGTCGTCCCGGCCGGCGCCCTCGGCAAGCCGCTCACCGTGGAGGTCACCGCGACCGCGCCGGGCTACCAGTCCAGTGCCGTCGTGTCCGCCCCGACCGGGCCCGTGGCGCTGGGAGACCTGACCAGCGAGCAGGCGCCGAGGGTGAACGGCTCGCCCCAGGTCGGCAAGACCGTCTCGGCCGGCCCCGGCACCTGGTCGGCCACCCCGAGCGGCTACGCCTACCGCTGGTTCCAGGAGGGGACGGCGACGCCGATCGGCACCGGGCAGGACCTGGTGGTCCCGCCCGGCGCGGCCGGCAAGACGCTGAGCGTCGAGGTCACGGCCACGGCGTCGGCGTACCACGATGGGGTCGCCACCTCGGCGCCGTCGGCCCCGGTCGCCCTGGGCGACCTGGCCAACACGGACGCGCCGACGGTGACCGGCACCGCCAAGGTCGGCAGGACCGTCACCGCGGGTGACGGCACATGGTCGGCCGGCCCGGCGACGTACTCCTACCAGTGGTTCCAGGACGGCACCGCGATCGAGGGTGCCACCGCCAAGGACCTGGTCGTGCCGGGCGGCGCCCGGGGCAAGAAGCTCACCGTCGAGGTGACCGCCACCGTGCCCGGCTACGCGCCCAGCTCGGTCGAGTCCGCCGAGACGGCGACGGTCACCGTCGGCGACGCGCCGGCCAACACGGCACCCCCGACCATCACCGGGGACCACATCGAGGTCGGCCGGACCGTCACCGCACTGCCGGGCACCTGGTCGCCGGCGCCGGACGGCTACCAGTACCGCTGGTACCTGAACGGCACCAACGACCCGATCGGCACCGGCGCGGACCTGGTCATCCCGAGCTCCGCCGGCGGCCGCTCGCTGACGGTCAAGGTGACCGCGGTCAAGGACGGGTACGCCGACGGGACCGCCGTCTCCGAGGCCGTCGCCGTGGTGGCTCCCGCGATCGTCAACACGGTCAAGCCGGCCATCACCGGCCCGGTCCGGGTCGGTGAGACCCTCACCGTCGGCACCGGCAGCTGGTCGTCGACGCCGTCCGCCTTCGGGTACACCTGGTACGCCAACGGCGTCCAGATCAAGGGCGTCACCGGCAACCGGCTCACCCTCACCCCGGACCTCGCCGGCAAGGTGATCGCGGCGCTCGTCGTCGCGGCGCCGTCCGGTGCGGCGTGGGCCGACAGCACCGCGCCGGTCGCGCTCGGCGTCCTGAAGGTGAGCGGCAAGCCGACGCTGAGCGGCACGGCCAAGGTCGGCAAGAAGCTGAAGGTCGTGCTCCCGGCGGCGGTGCCGGCCGGCGCCACCGTCAAGGTGCAGTGGCTGGTCGGCAAGCGGCCCGTCCCCGGCGCGACCAAGAAGGGGCTCAAGCTCACCAAGGCCTTCCGCGGCACCAAGGTCCGCGCCGTGGTGACCTGGTCGCTGCCGGGCTACGCGCCGGTGACCCTGAAGACCGCGAAGGTCACCATCAGGTAG
- a CDS encoding indolepyruvate ferredoxin oxidoreductase family protein, which translates to MTELLARPAGEPATPYDLDDRFRVDAPPTLLTGVQAIARLLVEHRALDRRRGLKTASFVSGYQGSPLGGLDRMLADMQDVLDENDIRFVPGLNEELAATAVWGSQVDLPLGTSKYDGVTGFWYGKGPGVDRATDALRHANMYGVNRRGGAVLLVGDDPASKSSTVPAVSERSLAALGIPVLFPRNSTEIVTLGLHAIEMSRATGCVVALKIVADVADGAWVVDSSDLHLTPVTPSIEWNGHPYAYTQSPIVLRPAMIVGAEAELVGPRTALVHDYSARNGLNVVEVDAPAARLGLVASGSCFDSLRQALTDLGVTDEALAASGIRVLRMGMMSPVEPEAVRRFADGLEEIVVVEDKTSFMEMQVRDLLYGTANAPRILGKLDASGQRLIPADGELTAGRLLAPLRHALEGWVTVAPPQRPRTSLPLLPVNRSAYFCSGCPHNRSTVLPEGSMGGGGIGCHAMVTISDRPEDTVTGVTQMGGEGAQWIGQAWFTDAGHIFQNVGDGTFFHSAQLAVQACIAAGVNITYKLLFNEVVAMTGAQDAEGALSVAQLTHKLTTEGVAKIIVCADDPGRHRRRDLAAGTLLWDRDRLDEAQRLLRDIPGVTVLIYDQHCAADARRQRKRGKLPARTQRVVINEAVCEGCGDCGVKSNCLSVQPVETEYGRKTRIEQTSCNTDYSCLDGDCPSFVTVETAPRRKRKQPKVAKAKRSYPTPPSVAASTADQPVTTTQNVFMTGIGGTGIVTVNQVLATAALRAGYAVESLDQTGLSQKAGPVTGHLRFAAGDLEPANRLTPGSADCFLGFDLLTLAEDRNLTYGDPEKTRTVVSTSRTATGAMVHDPKVSHPDEAGLLDRVRTASVELFDFDALEAADRIFGNTVAANFLLVGAAHQTGALRLPAAAIEEAIEINGTAVAANIAAFRWGRVAVTDPAAFRAAGVRADAPSAPVRELPVPASVAAAGLEGELLRLVSRRAADLVGYQDEKLADSYVAVVAQVAAAERAVTSDTRFSEAVARHLFKLTAYKDEYEVARLLTDPAFLASTGEAFPGGTVAFKLHPPVLRAMGRKKKISFGPKSHGTLRTLARMKSLRGTRADVFGYAHLRKVERELRDHYRSLVVDLSRDLADPAAYDRAVRIAELPDLVRGYETVKLRNVEEYAAALRELGVTPPAVG; encoded by the coding sequence ATGACCGAGCTGCTCGCCCGTCCCGCCGGAGAGCCGGCCACGCCGTACGATCTCGACGACCGGTTCCGGGTCGACGCGCCGCCGACGCTGCTGACCGGTGTCCAGGCCATCGCCCGGCTGCTCGTCGAGCACCGCGCGCTCGACCGCCGCCGCGGCCTCAAGACCGCGTCCTTCGTCTCCGGCTACCAGGGCAGCCCCCTCGGCGGCCTGGACCGGATGCTCGCCGACATGCAGGACGTGCTCGACGAGAACGACATCCGCTTCGTGCCCGGCCTCAACGAGGAGCTCGCCGCCACCGCCGTGTGGGGCAGCCAGGTCGACCTGCCGCTCGGCACCAGCAAGTACGACGGCGTGACCGGCTTCTGGTACGGCAAGGGCCCCGGCGTCGACCGGGCCACCGACGCGCTGCGCCACGCCAACATGTACGGCGTCAACCGCCGCGGCGGCGCCGTGCTCCTCGTCGGCGACGACCCGGCGTCGAAGTCCTCGACCGTGCCGGCCGTCAGCGAGCGGTCCCTGGCCGCCCTCGGCATCCCGGTGCTCTTCCCGCGCAACTCCACCGAGATCGTGACCCTCGGCCTGCACGCGATCGAGATGTCGCGCGCCACCGGCTGCGTGGTCGCGCTCAAGATCGTCGCCGACGTCGCCGACGGCGCCTGGGTGGTCGACAGCAGCGACCTCCACCTCACGCCGGTCACGCCGTCGATCGAGTGGAACGGCCACCCCTACGCCTACACCCAGAGCCCGATCGTGCTGCGGCCGGCGATGATCGTCGGCGCCGAGGCCGAGCTGGTGGGGCCCCGCACCGCGTTGGTCCACGACTACTCCGCCCGCAACGGCCTCAACGTCGTCGAGGTCGACGCTCCGGCCGCCCGGCTCGGCCTGGTCGCGTCCGGCAGCTGCTTCGACTCGCTGCGCCAGGCGCTCACCGACCTCGGCGTCACCGACGAGGCGCTGGCCGCGTCCGGCATCCGGGTGCTGCGGATGGGCATGATGAGCCCGGTCGAGCCCGAGGCGGTGCGCCGCTTCGCCGACGGCCTCGAGGAGATCGTGGTCGTGGAGGACAAGACCTCCTTCATGGAGATGCAGGTCCGCGACCTGCTCTACGGCACCGCGAACGCGCCGCGGATCCTCGGCAAGCTGGACGCCTCGGGCCAGCGGCTGATCCCCGCCGACGGCGAGCTCACCGCCGGCCGGCTGCTCGCTCCGCTGCGGCACGCCCTCGAGGGCTGGGTGACGGTGGCCCCGCCCCAGCGCCCCCGCACCAGCCTGCCGCTGCTGCCGGTCAACCGGTCGGCGTACTTCTGCTCGGGCTGTCCCCACAACCGCTCCACGGTGCTGCCGGAGGGCTCCATGGGCGGCGGCGGCATCGGCTGCCACGCCATGGTCACCATCTCCGACCGCCCGGAGGACACCGTCACCGGTGTCACCCAGATGGGCGGCGAGGGCGCGCAGTGGATCGGTCAGGCCTGGTTCACCGACGCCGGCCACATCTTCCAGAACGTCGGCGACGGCACCTTCTTCCACTCCGCGCAGCTCGCGGTGCAGGCCTGCATCGCGGCCGGCGTCAACATCACCTACAAGCTGCTGTTCAACGAGGTCGTGGCGATGACCGGCGCCCAGGACGCCGAGGGCGCGCTGTCGGTCGCGCAGCTGACCCACAAGCTCACCACCGAGGGCGTCGCCAAGATCATCGTCTGCGCCGACGACCCGGGCCGGCACCGCCGCCGCGACCTCGCCGCCGGCACCCTGCTCTGGGACCGCGACCGCCTCGACGAGGCGCAGCGCCTGCTGCGCGACATCCCCGGCGTGACGGTGCTGATCTACGACCAGCACTGTGCCGCCGACGCTCGCCGCCAGCGCAAGCGCGGCAAGCTGCCCGCCCGCACCCAGCGTGTCGTCATCAACGAGGCGGTCTGCGAGGGCTGCGGCGACTGCGGCGTGAAGAGCAACTGCCTGTCGGTGCAGCCGGTCGAGACCGAGTACGGCCGCAAGACCCGGATCGAGCAGACCTCCTGCAACACCGACTACAGCTGCCTCGACGGCGACTGCCCGTCGTTCGTGACCGTGGAGACGGCGCCGCGCCGCAAGCGCAAGCAGCCCAAGGTCGCGAAGGCCAAGCGCTCCTACCCGACGCCGCCGAGCGTCGCCGCCAGCACCGCGGACCAGCCGGTCACCACGACCCAGAACGTCTTCATGACCGGCATCGGCGGCACCGGCATCGTGACCGTCAACCAGGTGCTGGCGACCGCCGCCCTGCGCGCCGGGTACGCCGTCGAGTCGCTCGACCAGACCGGGCTCAGCCAGAAGGCCGGCCCGGTCACCGGCCACCTGCGCTTCGCCGCGGGCGACCTCGAGCCGGCCAACCGGCTCACCCCCGGTTCGGCCGACTGCTTCCTCGGCTTCGACCTGCTCACCCTCGCCGAGGACCGCAACCTCACCTACGGCGACCCGGAGAAGACCCGCACCGTCGTCTCCACCAGCCGCACCGCCACCGGCGCCATGGTCCACGACCCCAAGGTGTCGCACCCCGACGAGGCGGGTCTGCTGGACCGGGTGCGCACCGCCAGCGTCGAGCTGTTCGACTTCGACGCGCTGGAGGCGGCCGACCGGATCTTCGGCAACACGGTCGCGGCGAACTTCCTGCTCGTCGGCGCCGCCCACCAGACCGGCGCGCTGCGGCTGCCGGCCGCGGCGATCGAGGAGGCGATCGAGATCAACGGCACCGCCGTCGCCGCCAACATCGCCGCCTTCCGCTGGGGCCGGGTCGCGGTCACCGACCCGGCCGCCTTCCGGGCGGCCGGCGTCCGCGCCGACGCGCCGAGCGCGCCGGTCCGCGAGCTCCCGGTGCCCGCCTCCGTGGCGGCCGCCGGCCTCGAGGGCGAGCTGCTCCGCCTGGTCAGCCGGCGGGCCGCCGACCTGGTCGGCTACCAGGACGAGAAGCTCGCCGACTCCTATGTCGCCGTCGTCGCCCAGGTCGCCGCCGCCGAGCGGGCCGTCACCTCGGACACTCGGTTCAGCGAGGCCGTGGCGCGGCACCTGTTCAAGCTGACGGCGTACAAGGACGAGTACGAGGTCGCCCGGCTGCTCACCGACCCGGCGTTCCTCGCCTCCACCGGCGAGGCCTTCCCGGGCGGCACGGTCGCCTTCAAGCTGCACCCGCCGGTGCTGCGGGCGATGGGACGCAAGAAGAAGATCTCGTTCGGCCCGAAGTCCCACGGCACGTTGCGCACCCTGGCGCGGATGAAGTCGCTGCGCGGCACCCGGGCCGACGTGTTCGGCTACGCCCACCTGCGCAAGGTCGAGCGGGAGCTGCGCGACCACTACCGCTCGCTCGTCGTCGACCTCAGCCGCGACCTGGCCGACCCGGCGGCGTACGACCGGGCGGTGCGGATCGCGGAGCTGCCGGACCTGGTCCGCGGCTACGAGACGGTCAAGCTGCGCAATGTCGAGGAGTACGCCGCCGCGCTGCGCGAGCTCGGGGTCACCCCGCCGGCCGTCGGCTGA
- a CDS encoding Glu/Leu/Phe/Val family dehydrogenase has translation MTLTAAPVAPHDLVFERTDELGAAGHEQVVFCRDQATGLRAIIAIHDTRLGPALGGTRFYPYASEAEALTDVLRLSQGMTHKAAAAGIALGGGKAVIIGDPDTIKTPELMAAYGRFVDTLSGRYFTAADVGTTAQDLDAVATATRYVVGHNGGSGDSGFSTAFGVFSAMRATAEHRWGPEGLRGRSVGVEGIGKVGTHLVALLLEEGAQVVVSDASPAALARIVEAHPSVTTRAGVLDAPVDVYAPCALGATLTPSSVDAIRASIVCGAANNQLLDSSVAPLLQQRGITWVPDYVANAGGLIQVGGEIWERTPEELRAEIAAIATTVRAILTRSDESGRLPSEVAAEIVAERLAAATRPTEGVTA, from the coding sequence ATGACCCTCACCGCCGCCCCCGTCGCACCCCACGACCTGGTCTTCGAGCGCACCGACGAGCTCGGCGCCGCCGGTCACGAGCAGGTCGTGTTCTGCCGCGACCAGGCCACCGGGCTGCGCGCGATCATCGCGATCCACGACACCCGGCTCGGTCCGGCACTCGGCGGCACGCGGTTCTACCCCTACGCCAGCGAGGCCGAGGCGCTCACCGACGTGCTGCGCCTGTCCCAGGGGATGACCCACAAGGCCGCCGCGGCCGGCATCGCCCTCGGTGGCGGCAAGGCCGTCATCATCGGCGACCCCGACACGATCAAGACGCCGGAGCTGATGGCGGCGTACGGTCGCTTCGTGGACACGCTCTCCGGGCGCTACTTCACCGCCGCCGACGTCGGTACGACGGCGCAGGACCTCGACGCCGTCGCGACCGCCACCCGCTACGTCGTCGGCCACAACGGCGGCTCGGGCGACAGCGGCTTCTCCACCGCCTTCGGCGTGTTCAGCGCGATGCGAGCAACCGCCGAGCACCGCTGGGGACCCGAGGGCCTCCGCGGCCGCAGCGTCGGCGTCGAGGGCATCGGCAAGGTCGGCACCCACCTGGTCGCGCTGCTCCTCGAGGAGGGCGCCCAGGTCGTCGTGTCCGACGCCTCCCCGGCCGCGCTGGCCCGCATCGTCGAGGCGCACCCGAGCGTGACCACGCGGGCGGGCGTGCTCGACGCCCCCGTCGACGTCTACGCGCCCTGCGCGCTCGGCGCGACGCTCACCCCGTCGTCGGTCGACGCGATCCGCGCGAGCATCGTCTGCGGCGCGGCCAACAACCAGCTGCTCGACTCCTCGGTCGCGCCGCTGCTCCAGCAGCGCGGCATCACCTGGGTGCCCGACTACGTCGCCAACGCCGGCGGCCTGATCCAGGTCGGCGGCGAGATCTGGGAGCGCACGCCGGAGGAGCTGCGCGCCGAGATCGCCGCGATCGCCACCACGGTGCGCGCGATCCTCACCCGCTCCGACGAGAGCGGCCGGCTGCCCAGCGAGGTCGCCGCCGAGATCGTCGCCGAACGCCTGGCCGCCGCGACCCGTCCGACCGAGGGAGTCACCGCATGA
- a CDS encoding Lrp/AsnC family transcriptional regulator encodes MSDAAVLDATDRAILDLLRENARRPLREIATAVGLTVAPVQRRIARLEKLGVIERYTVKINHGRIATGIEAMTELHFGDDLDLAQIMEFVAQIPEVEEVLTLAGDPDALVRIRVDGVEDLRRVVGMLRSGRAVASTKTLVVLEQWTRFD; translated from the coding sequence GTGAGTGATGCCGCCGTTCTCGACGCCACCGACCGCGCGATCCTCGACCTGCTCCGGGAGAACGCGCGCCGCCCGCTGCGCGAGATCGCGACCGCGGTCGGGCTGACCGTCGCGCCGGTGCAACGGCGGATCGCCCGCCTGGAGAAGCTCGGCGTGATCGAGCGCTACACCGTGAAGATCAACCACGGACGGATCGCGACCGGCATCGAGGCGATGACCGAGCTGCACTTCGGCGACGACCTCGACCTCGCCCAGATCATGGAGTTCGTCGCGCAGATCCCGGAGGTGGAGGAGGTGCTCACCCTCGCCGGCGATCCCGATGCGCTGGTCCGGATCCGGGTCGACGGGGTCGAGGACCTGCGCCGCGTCGTGGGCATGCTCCGCTCCGGGCGCGCGGTGGCGAGCACCAAGACGCTCGTGGTGCTCGAGCAGTGGACGCGCTTCGACTGA
- a CDS encoding HNH endonuclease signature motif containing protein, with translation MSSLGALSTATAAADRAAELARLDWHELEGLDAVNVVESITAARSFLDAALLRGIERLEATDAVRELGWASVKDYLTHLTGGHKGSGGGLVRAVEQLRDLPEVQTALETGHVTLPQARAIAAKVHTLPRVPEFRTAVAGAMLELVDTHHYDASDLQNAFGDVVRGLDPDAALVNADKEKAKTERGAHHARHLSFAEDGLGGVRLNGYGTLEDTEAIKAVLLPLAAPVTSAPSACGGIPRPAGAPAYDTDGVATARACLDPECAHDGRDVRDAGARLWDALVEACNRLTLTDQLTGNLTGNLPRDHGAQPRVVVLIDHDSLRQQVIDTGLARNGQTPSGTRLSATAVRRMACDAEIIPAVLGTHSQVLDVGRAQRLVTPALWTALVIRDRHCAFPGCTRMPLACDAHHITHWAEQGTTSLDNLVMLCRHHHTLTHQTPWVVHIDPDTGQPVWTPPPRNTLDNLRKAGMAYAPARPRAA, from the coding sequence ATGTCTTCTCTCGGGGCGCTCTCCACGGCTACGGCCGCGGCCGACCGTGCCGCCGAGCTGGCCCGCCTCGACTGGCACGAGCTCGAGGGCCTCGATGCGGTGAATGTGGTCGAGTCGATCACAGCGGCCCGCTCGTTCCTCGACGCCGCCCTGCTGCGAGGCATCGAACGACTCGAGGCCACCGACGCGGTCCGTGAACTGGGCTGGGCCTCGGTCAAGGACTACCTCACCCACCTCACCGGCGGCCACAAGGGCAGCGGCGGCGGACTGGTCCGCGCGGTCGAACAGCTCCGCGACCTGCCCGAGGTCCAGACCGCCCTCGAAACCGGACACGTGACCCTGCCCCAGGCCCGCGCGATCGCGGCCAAGGTCCACACCCTGCCCCGAGTCCCCGAGTTCCGCACCGCCGTCGCGGGAGCGATGCTGGAACTGGTCGACACCCACCATTACGACGCCTCCGACCTGCAGAACGCGTTCGGTGATGTGGTGCGTGGACTCGACCCCGACGCCGCACTCGTCAACGCAGACAAGGAGAAGGCCAAGACCGAACGCGGTGCCCACCACGCCCGCCACCTGTCCTTCGCCGAGGACGGTCTCGGCGGGGTCCGCCTCAACGGCTACGGCACCCTCGAGGACACCGAGGCGATCAAGGCGGTCCTGCTGCCGCTCGCGGCCCCGGTGACCTCCGCGCCGAGCGCCTGCGGTGGGATCCCCCGGCCGGCCGGGGCCCCGGCCTACGACACCGACGGGGTGGCCACCGCCCGGGCCTGCCTGGACCCCGAATGCGCCCACGACGGACGCGACGTCCGTGACGCCGGCGCCCGGCTATGGGACGCCCTGGTCGAGGCGTGTAACCGGCTCACCCTCACCGACCAACTCACCGGCAACCTCACCGGCAACCTCCCCAGGGACCACGGCGCCCAGCCCCGAGTGGTGGTCCTCATCGACCACGACAGCCTCCGCCAACAAGTCATCGACACCGGACTGGCGCGCAACGGCCAGACCCCGAGCGGCACCCGCCTGTCCGCGACCGCGGTGCGGCGGATGGCCTGTGACGCCGAGATCATCCCCGCCGTCCTCGGCACCCACAGCCAGGTCCTCGACGTGGGCCGGGCCCAACGCCTCGTCACCCCCGCCCTGTGGACCGCGCTGGTGATCCGGGACCGACACTGCGCCTTCCCCGGCTGCACCCGCATGCCACTGGCCTGCGACGCCCACCACATCACCCACTGGGCCGAACAAGGCACCACCAGTCTCGACAACCTCGTCATGCTCTGCCGCCACCACCACACCCTGACCCACCAAACCCCCTGGGTGGTCCACATCGACCCTGACACCGGCCAACCCGTCTGGACACCACCACCACGCAACACCCTCGACAACCTCCGCAAGGCCGGGATGGCCTACGCACCCGCCCGACCACGCGCCGCCTGA